From a single Papaver somniferum cultivar HN1 unplaced genomic scaffold, ASM357369v1 unplaced-scaffold_19, whole genome shotgun sequence genomic region:
- the LOC113338969 gene encoding lysosomal Pro-X carboxypeptidase-like, which yields MKIFFLVSLLFLLFSFSTAKKFTHPKFPSPQAESIFHQSPKTELYETKYFTQILDHFNYHPQSYQTFQERYLINSQYWGGAEKNAPIFVYTGNEGDIEWFAQNTGFMFEIAPHFKALLVFLEHRYYGKSIPFGGDKEIAYSNSTTLGYLSSTQALADYATLIIDLKKNLTAQDSPVVVFGGSYGGMLAAWFRLKYPHVAIGALASSAPIIGFQGIVSPYSFNNIITQDFKGVSENCYKVIKESWKLIEETEQQHGGLDLLKKSFKLCDSKPVEYWLQTAFVYTAMTDYPTPSNFLNPLPAYPIRQMCKAIDDPTIGHDTFAKLYGAANIYYNSSGTATCFNLSDHSDPHGLAMWTWQACTEMILPTDGSDEKSIFPSSEWNLTDRATFCKKYLGVEPRPNWATTEFGGMDITRVLKRFGSNMIFFNGLRDPWSGGGVLKSISKSIVAIVAKQGAHHVDLRFSDKEDPKWLQDVRKKEIHIIRKWIDQYYHDLSGDLSYNGT from the exons atgaagatattttttcttgtttctcttttgtttcttctaTTCTCATTTTCCACCGCAAAGAAATTTACACATCCCAAATTTCCATCCCCTCAAGCTGAATCAATATTTCATCAATCTCCGAAAACAGAGTTATATGAAACCAAGTACTTCACTCAAATTCTTGATCATTTCAACTATCATCCACAAAGCTACCAAACTTTTCAAGAAAGGTATTTGATCAATTCTCAGTATTGGGGAGGTGCTGAAAAGAATGCACCAATTTTCGTCTACACTGGAAATGAAGGTGACATCGAATGGTTTGCGCAAAACACCGGCTTCATGTTCGAGATTGCGCCTCATTTTAAAGCTCTCCTGGTGTTTCTAGAG CATAGATATTATGGGAAATCAATTCCATTTGGTGGTGATAAAGAAATTGCTTATAGTAATTCAACTACACTTGGGTATTTAAGTTCCACACAAGCTTTGGCTGATTATGCcactttgattattgatttgaagaAGAATTTAACTGCTCAAGATTCACCAGTTGTGGTCTTTGGTGGTTCCTATGGAGGAA TGTTAGCAGCATGGTTCAGGTTAAAATATCCACATGTAGCAATTGGAGCCTTAGCATCATCCGCACCAATAATAGGTTTTCAAGGAATTGTTTCACCATACAGCTTCAACAACATTATAACACAAGATTTCAAG GGCGTGAGtgaaaattgttacaaagtgatAAAGGAATCCTGGAAGTTGATCGAAGAAACTGAACAGCAACACGGTGGTTTGGATTTGctaaaaaaatcattcaaactttGCGA cTCGAAGCCGGTAGAGTATTGGCTCCAAACAGCATTTGTATACACAGCCATGACCGACTATCCAACTCCTTCAAATTTTCTGAATCCTTTGCCGGCCTATCCCATAAGACAG ATGTGCAAAGCGATTGATGATCCAACAATTGGTCATGATACTTTTGCGAAATTATACGGAGCAGCAAACATCTACTATAATTCCAGCGGTACTGCGACATGTTTTAATCTGAGCGACCATTCAGATCCCCATGGCCTAGCTATGTGGACATGGCAG GCATGCACAGAGATGATACTACCAACAGATGGAAGTGATGAGAAGAGTATATTCCCATCCTCGGAATGGAACTTGACTGATCGAGCTACTTTCTGTAAGAAATATTTAGGTGTTGAGCCCAGGCCCAATTGGGCTACCACTGAATTTGGTGGCATG GATATAACGAGGGTTTTAAAAAGGTTTGGAAGTAACATGATCTTCTTTAATGGCTTGAGAGACCCTTGGAGTGGTGGAGG TGTTTTGAAGAGCATATCAAAGAGTATCGTTGCCATAGTAGCAAAACAAG GTGCTCACCATGTGGACCTAAGGTTCTCAGATAAAGAAGATCCGAAGTGGCTTCAAGACGTGAGAAAGAAAGAGATTCACATCATACGCAAGTGGATTGATCAATATTATCATGATCTTTCCGGAGATCTCTCATATAATGGTACCTAA
- the LOC113338990 gene encoding B3 domain-containing protein At2g36080-like produces MSRNTQFYTQLPHEGLYGTQPIMDHHQSHLIVPDHHNQQRLHHWGSSASNQNQNQVVWYSQEAARTQQSVISDDEEGEESGGGGGGGGRAGTNEVVEIEEEEREHMFEKPLTPSDVGKLNRLVIPKQHAEKYLPLGGHDSLLSFKDESGKDWRFRYSYWNSSQSYVLTKGWSRFVKEKHLDAGDIVMFQRRRFDGERLFIRWRRRNSPTPTAATTTGDDHQFCSSRSSLQVVPNSNTSNCNSNSSSSTTTNSTWNQANFYPNIQQQHYQYHHHHHQQQHHHGPPSYPSTPLHQHHNHHVPLLYQSPYLHAVGHNKDEAAVDEKMKIAAGGNSKKFRLFGVNLDLPN; encoded by the exons ATGTCAAGAAACACACAATTCTACACACAACTCCCTCATGAAGGATTATATGGAACTCAACCCATAATGGATCATCATCAAAGCCACCTAATTGTACCTGATCATCACAACCAGCAACGATTGCATCATTGGGGTAGTAGTgcttcaaaccaaaaccaaaatcaagTTGTTTGGTATTCACAAGAAGCAGCAAGAACACAACAATCAGTAATCTCAGATGATGAAGAAGGAGAAGAgtcaggtggtggtggtggtggtggtggaagagcAGGTACTAATGAAGTAGTAGagatagaggaagaagaaagagaacatATGTTTGAAAAACCATTAACACCAAGCGATGTAGGTAAACTGAATCGATTAGTGATACCAAAACAACATGCAGAGAAGTACTTACCACTCGGTGGTCATGATTCGTTACTAAGTTTTAAAGATGAATCGGGTAAGGATTGGAGATTTCGTTATTCTTATTGGAATAGTAGTCAGAGTTATGTATTAACTAAAGGATGGAGTAGATTTGTTAAGGAAAAACATCTGGACGCCGGCGACATTGTTATGTTTCAACGTCGTCGTTTCGATGGTGAGCGTTTGTTTATCCGATGGAGACGTCGGAATTCACCTacaccaacagcagcaacaacaacaggagATGATCATCAATTCTGCTCATCACGGTCGTCACTACAAGTGGTTCCTAATTCTAATACTTCTAATTGTAAttcaaattcatcatcatcaacaacaactaaTTCAACATGGAACCAAGCTAATTTCTATCCTAATATCCAGCAGCAGCACTACcagtaccatcatcatcatcatcaacagcaaCATCACCATGGGCCTCCTTCTTATCCTTCAACTCCTCTTCATCAGCATCATAATCACCATGTGCCTCTATTATATCAATCTCCCTATCTTCATGCAG TGGGACATAATAAAGATGAGGCAGCGGTTGATGAGAAAATGAAGATAGCAGCAGGAGGGAATTCAAAGAAATTCAGACTGTTTGGTGTCAATTTAGATTTGCCAAATTGA